Genomic window (Thomasclavelia spiroformis DSM 1552):
TCATTACCAATAATTGGTACATCATAAGGTACTGCATATACTTCTTCTGTATCAATATGTTCATATTTTCCAGTTGCATCATTATAAACAATTTTTCCAAAGAATTTAACTGGTACACGATGTTTTGGTTTTCTTACTTCCCAATTAAAACCAGTTTGCATCCATTGATCAGGTAATTCAATTTGATAACCATTTTCAATTTTTTGTTTAAACAATCCAAATTCATAACGAATTGTATGTCCATGCCCTGGATAAGCAAGTGAAGCTAAAGAATCCATAAAACATGCTGCTAATCTACCTAATCCACCATTTCCAAGACCAGCATCAGATTCCAATTCCTCTAAATCATGAATATTAATACCAAATTCAGCCAATCCTTCTTTAGCAATATCATATATTCCTAGGTTCATCATATTATTAACTAATAAACGACCCATTAAAAATTCCATCGAAAAATAATGCATTTGTTTTTGATTATTGTTTCTAATTAATGCTTTACTTGTTGCCCAATTAACTGAAGCATAATCCCTTACCATTAATTCTAATACTAAAAACTTTTCTGTAATATGCGATTCTTCAACTGTTCTTCCATAAGTTTCAATAATTCTTTTTGAAAATTCATATTTAAATTCTTCTTTAGTCTTAAACATCTTATTTCCCCTTATTTGTTTTTTCACTTTTTGGTTTATATTCAAAAATCATGCTAGCAAATGGCGCTATATTTACAGGTATATAATAATCTTTGTTTAAAGTTTTCTCTTTTTTAGCACTAATAGCTCTTTTATTTACAAAATTACTACCAGTATAAATATCAGTATCACTATTTAAAATTTCTTTATAACTACCCGGTTTATTAACTGGTATTTTATAACCAATATGTTTATTTTCTGTAAAATTCATTACTGCAATTAATGAATTACCTTCAGTATCTTTACGTTCAATTGCAAAAACACTTTGATTACTATCATCAACTACTAACCATTCAAAACCATCAAAGCCATAATCTTGTTGATACATACATAAATGATTAACATATATTTCATTTAATTTAATCATGAATTTATGAAATGAATCATGAATAGGATATTTTAAAATATTCCATCCAAGTGATACTTTTTCATCCCATTCTTTATATTCACCTAATTCATTACCCATAAAATTCAATTTTTTACCTGGATGAATCATCATATAAGTATAAAGGGTTTTTAACTGTGCAAACTTTTGTTCATTATTACCCCAAATTTTATCAACAATCGTTCCCTTACTATGAACTACTTCATCATGAGAAAATGGCAAAATAAAATTTTCACTATAAAAATATGCCATTGAAAAAGTCAATAAATTATGATCATACTTACGATAAACAGGATCTAACTTCATATACTTTAACGTATCATTCATCCATCCTAAATCCCATTTATAATCAAAACCTAACCCACCAACATCAGGTGATTTTGTAACTCCAGAAAAATCACTAGAATCTTCTGCAATTAACATAACTCCAGGATAATATCCTTTCATATGATTATTCATGCGACGCATAAATTCATGAGCCCCATCATTTATTCCTAGCTCTTTATTTCCTTTCCAATAAATTAAATTACTGATTGCATCAAAACGAATACCATCAATATGGAAATATTCAGCTAAAAATCCAACACTACTCATTAAAAAGCTACGAACCTCTTCACGTCCAACATCAAAATAAACACTATCCCACTCAGTATAACGGCGTTCAATATCAGGATAATCATAAACAAATCCTCCATCAAATTTATACAAACCATGACCATCTTTAACATAATGAGCAGGTACAAAATCCATAATCACACCAATTCCAGCTTTATGACATGCGTTAATAAATGCCATTAAACCTTTAGGCGTTCCATAGCGACTTGTAATACTGAAATAACCTGTTGCCTGATATCCCCATGATCCATCAAATGGAAATTCAGTAAGTGGCATCAATTCTAAATGAGTATAGTTATTTTCAATTAAATATGGTATCAATAAATCAATCATCTCTTCATATGAATAAAATTCACCATCTTCTTCATCAGTAAAATCTTTCTTCATCTTCCAAGAACCTATATTAACTTCATAAATATTCATTGGTTTATCAAAATTTTTAGTCCGTTTATTCATCCATTTTCGATCAGACCATTTAAACTTTTCAATATTGTAGACTCTAGAGGCAGTTCCTGGCCTCAACTCACTATAAAAAGCATACGGATCTGCACGATCTACTGTAGCATAACTTTGAGTTTCAATTCGATACTTATATAACATATTTTCTTTAATTCCTGGGATAAATAATGTCCAAATCCCACCATCTGTATATTTTTCCATATAATGATTCTTGCCATCCCAATCATTAAATTCACCTATAACCTGAACACTTCTTGCATTTGGTGCATAAACTGTAAAACGTACCCCTTTTTTATGATCAGTAGTTTCAAAGTGAGCACCAAAAACTTTATACGCTTCTAAAGTATTTCCTTTATGAAATACATGTATTAAAAAATCATCAAGCATTTTCATCCCCCCTTGAGTATATTTACATGTATTATTATATCATATTTATTTGATAATTTACACTTATAAAGACAGCGCTTTCAAAATTAGAAAATACTCTACAATAGTTCAATCTCCTACAAGTTTGAATTGTTATAGAAAATATGTTAAATCAAAAATAAATATTGATGTACCTACTAGTTTTTCTAAATAATAACTAGCATATTTTAGCCTCATGACTACATTTTAGTATATTATTCCTTTTTTTGTTATAATGCAATATTTTTTTGATTCAGTAATTGAAATTAAATGTATATATTTGGTAAAAAAGAGTTTCTATATAAATATAGAAACTCCAAAAGTATCATGTTATAAATTTATATATTTCATTGAAAAAATGCAATGCTCTATCGAATCAGCTACTCATAATCCTGTCTAGTATCAATAACATAATTAACATAAACAATATTGTCAATTATCTGAGAAATCAGCATATATCTTTTCACAAATAACAGATAACGATATTTATGACTAGAAATATAATCTCCTGCACTTTAGTGATATAAAACTTAATGAATTTGCTTTTTCTTCAAATTCAGTCACTAAATTTTTAGCTGCATCAGGAATTACCTGTGCTAAATATACAATATAAGAAAATAACATCTGCGATACTTTCTGAGAAATAATGACCTTATAACTATTTTTCATCACCATTTGCTTCATTGATTTCATTATTCATCATTCGAACGACTTCACTAACAGAATATCCTTGACTATCAGATCCCCTTCTCCGTTTTTTGTAAGGAAAAACAGGTTCTTTTGTTTTTTACACAATTCTGAGATTTCATTATAATTCTAACGGATTGTTGCTGATGATTTAATTATCATAACTATCCCCCTTTATATAGTATTATTCTATATATTATATCTACATTATGTTATACAATCAATTATTAACGCTACTATCAGTTAATTTATATATAAATATCTTTCTATTAATTTTACTGATTATCACCTTATTTTCAGTTTCTCTAGATCCTCAAGAATTGTTTTAACTCTCTTGATAGTGCTAATAACTTCATGTGTATGTTTACAACATACTTCAACTTTCTAAGAAATCATACAAGTCACCAGTTGAATTAGGTTGTTTTAAAAAGATTCATAACATGCCAAGCAAATGGAACATATTACTGGAT
Coding sequences:
- the glgB gene encoding 1,4-alpha-glucan branching protein GlgB, giving the protein MLDDFLIHVFHKGNTLEAYKVFGAHFETTDHKKGVRFTVYAPNARSVQVIGEFNDWDGKNHYMEKYTDGGIWTLFIPGIKENMLYKYRIETQSYATVDRADPYAFYSELRPGTASRVYNIEKFKWSDRKWMNKRTKNFDKPMNIYEVNIGSWKMKKDFTDEEDGEFYSYEEMIDLLIPYLIENNYTHLELMPLTEFPFDGSWGYQATGYFSITSRYGTPKGLMAFINACHKAGIGVIMDFVPAHYVKDGHGLYKFDGGFVYDYPDIERRYTEWDSVYFDVGREEVRSFLMSSVGFLAEYFHIDGIRFDAISNLIYWKGNKELGINDGAHEFMRRMNNHMKGYYPGVMLIAEDSSDFSGVTKSPDVGGLGFDYKWDLGWMNDTLKYMKLDPVYRKYDHNLLTFSMAYFYSENFILPFSHDEVVHSKGTIVDKIWGNNEQKFAQLKTLYTYMMIHPGKKLNFMGNELGEYKEWDEKVSLGWNILKYPIHDSFHKFMIKLNEIYVNHLCMYQQDYGFDGFEWLVVDDSNQSVFAIERKDTEGNSLIAVMNFTENKHIGYKIPVNKPGSYKEILNSDTDIYTGSNFVNKRAISAKKEKTLNKDYYIPVNIAPFASMIFEYKPKSEKTNKGK